Proteins encoded in a region of the Geobacillus genomosp. 3 genome:
- the vrrA gene encoding VrrA/YqfQ family protein, which yields MRYGRPPMMPSPFTGTPPAPFARMPAGVPRPGSGGGLLARLFSRGQAPFAAPSPWGLPLLQNTAANATTAANTSGGFIGMLNNVQKMLGIAQNVMPMVQQYGPLIRNLPAMIRIFRELKPADEEEGETKPAKSAPAKEAKQKPAAQAVKKRTVPQAKREEPREKQTPAAPRPSTPKLYI from the coding sequence ATGAGATACGGCCGACCCCCGATGATGCCGTCCCCTTTCACCGGCACGCCGCCCGCCCCGTTCGCCCGCATGCCCGCCGGCGTCCCCCGCCCTGGCAGCGGAGGCGGTCTGCTAGCCCGTTTGTTTTCGCGCGGACAGGCGCCGTTCGCCGCTCCGTCCCCGTGGGGATTGCCGCTGTTGCAAAATACGGCAGCCAATGCCACCACGGCGGCGAACACAAGCGGCGGATTCATCGGCATGTTAAATAACGTGCAAAAAATGCTCGGCATTGCGCAAAATGTTATGCCAATGGTGCAACAATATGGTCCGCTCATCCGTAATCTTCCCGCCATGATCCGCATTTTCCGCGAGCTGAAGCCGGCCGATGAAGAAGAGGGGGAAACAAAGCCGGCAAAAAGCGCACCAGCAAAAGAAGCGAAGCAAAAACCGGCCGCGCAGGCAGTCAAAAAGCGCACCGTTCCGCAGGCCAAGCGCGAGGAGCCGCGGGAAAAACAGACGCCGGCCGCGCCGAGACCATCGACTCCGAAACTGTATATCTAG